The genomic DNA GTATAATTGATTCCTTAAAAAATAGACTAGAACAAGAGATTTATGGCTACACAACAAGACCAGATTCTTACAATGAATCTATAGTAAACTGGCTAGATAGGAGACATAACTGGAAAATAAAAAGTGAGTGGTTAATTTATAGTCCAGGTGTTATCCCAGCTATAAGTCTTTTAATAAATGAACTCACGAAAGCAAATGATAAAATAATGATACAAGAACCAGTTTACAGCCCTTTTAATAGTGTTGTAAAAAATAACAATAGAGAACTAATTATAAGCCCATTACAAAAACTAGAAAACGGAAACTACATAATGGATTATGAAGACATTGAAAACAAGATTAAAGATGTAAAATTATTCATACTTTGTAATCCTCATAATCCAGTTGGTAGAGTATGGACAAAAGATGAATTAAAAAAACTAGGAGATATTTGTCTTAAGCATAATGTAAAAATCATATCTGATGAAATACATAGTGACATTATATTAAAAAAACATAAGCATATTCCTATGGCATCTATTTCTAAAGAATTTGAAAAAAATACAATTACTTGTATGGCTCCAACTAAAACTTTTAATATAGCTGGTCTTCAATCATCATATGTAATACTACCTGATGAAAAAGACTATAAATTGTTAGATGATGCCTTTACCAGAATTGATATAAAGAGAAATAATTGCTTTAGCTTAGTTGCAACTGAAGCTTCATATAATAATGGTGAATCTTGGCTAGAATCATTTTTAGAATATTTAGAATCTAATATAGATTTTGCTATAAAATATATAAATGAAAATATGCCAAAACTTAAAGTTAGAAAACCAGAAGGTACTTATTTATTATGGGTAGACTTTAGTGCACTTGGATTAAGTGATGAGGAACTAGAAAGTATACTTGTACAAAAAGGTAAAGTTGCTCTAAATCAAGGAAACAGCTTTGGCATTGGAGGAAGTGGGTATCAAAGAATAAACTTAGCTTGTCCAAGAAGTATGCTTGAAGAAGCTCTTATAAGAATAAAAAATGCAATTAACTAAAAATATTTAAGGAGAATTTGCACTATGAAAATGAATACAGAAAGAAAAATACCTTCATTTAGATATTCCTTGTTAGTAATGCTTGCAATAATAGCTCTAACATCAGTTGGTATAGTTGTATTTAATGCTTCTATAACTACAATGTTTTTACTTTCATGGCTTATAGTAGTTCCTGCAGCCATGAAACTTGGTTATACTAATGATGAAATAGAAGCTTTTGGATTTGAAGTTGGTAAAGATGCCTTTCAATCAAACTTAATTATACTTTCTGTTGGTGTACTAATAGCAGCTTGGATAGCTGCTGGTACAATACCAACAGTAGTATATAGTGGACTAACAATAATAACCCCTAAATATTTTCTGCTTACAACATTAATCGTATGTTCATTAACTTCTGTTGCTACTGGTACATCTTGGGGGACTCTTGGAACTTCTGGTATAGCAATGATGAGTATTGGTACTAGTATGGGTATTCCTCTTGGTTTAACAGCTGGTGCAGTCATTTCTGGTGCTTTCTTTGGAGATAAGATGTCACCTCTATCAGATTCTACAAACTTAGCTGCAGCAGTTTGTAAGACAGATGTAATTACACATATGAAGCATATGTTTTATACCACAGGACCTGCATACGTAATATGTATAGTTCTGTATACAGTAATTGGATTTAAGTATTCAAATAATACTATAGACTATGTTCAAATAAATCAAATCAAGGATGTATTAAATTCAAACTTTCATATTGGTTTAGTAGCAATGATTCCAATAATATTTTTATTATTACTTTTATTGCTACAAAAGCCACCCATTATATCTATACTAAGTTCAGCTATCATGGGACTTATTATAGCAGTATTTCAAGAAGGAGAAAAAATAGGTGATGTTTTAAATTACATGCTATCAGGATTTACTATAGATACTGGATTTGTCTATGCCGACAAACTATTAAATCGTGGTGGAATAATGAGTATGGCTGAAACCGTTTTACTAGTATTTGTAGTTTTCGTTATTGCTGGTATTCTCCAAAAAACTGGATTCTTAGAAGTACTGCTTCAACCTCTTATAACTAAAATAGGAAAATCAAGAACTAAATTGGTTGGGTCTACTTTTGTAGTAAGCTACTTTGCAAATGCATTTAGTTCATCAATGATGTTCACTTCTGTATTTGTCGGAACTCTAATGTCTCCAATATACAAAGAATTTAAATTAAAACCACAAAATCTATCTAGAATTATAGAAGATACAGCTACACTTGGTGGTCCATTAATACCATGGAATTCAAATGCTGTTTTCTGTGCTCAGACCCTTGGTGTAAGCCCACTAGAATTTATTCCATATTGTTTCTTAAGTTGGATTACACCTATAATTTCATTTATTTATGGTGTAACTGGTTTTACTATGCTTACATACACAGATGATGAAATTGAAGAGTTAGAAATATTTGATACTGCTCAGAGAAGAGTTGATTGAATATGAAATTTGAATACTATTACTTAATTCAGGATATTGCAGGTATATTATTGGCATTTATAGGACTTAGAATGTCTATTATTGGATTTAGGATACTTTCTATGAAGGGGCTTTCTATAAATACACTTTTAATTGTAATTAAATACTGCTTATTTACCATAGCAGGACTGAATTTATTAATATCTAAGTTTGGAATTAGACACTGGATTTGGAGTGTTTGTATGTTGATAATATCCATAATAATAAATCCCAGGATTAAGGTATCAAAATAGAAATAGTTATTAGACTTAAATTTTTATAAAAAAACTGCTTTACAAATTAAAGCAGTTTTTTATTGTTACTTATAATTAAATAACTGGTGTATCAGATAAGTAATCATTACTTACATAACCATATCCACCATTATACTTTATTTTTACCCATCCAGTAGCAAACATTTCTATTGTTTCTACTTTGCTTCCATATGAAAGGTGACCTATCTTTTCATCTTCTGTACTTGGTCCTTTCCTAACATTTAGACCATCTTTTTCTTTTACATACTTTATTTTTATATTTTCATTACTATTATCAGGCTTATTATTTGTCAAATAAGACCCACTAACATATCCAATACCTTCATTGTATTTTATTTTTACCCATCCAGTTTTTAACACATCTAAAACTTCTACTTCATCACCATTATTTAGATATCCTATAACAGAAGCTTCTATTGTAGCATCATTTCTTATATTTACCTTATCTGTATTAGTTACATACATTACTCTCTTATTGTTACTATTTGCCTGTAAATCTTTTAATTCTTTAAATGCATTTTCATTTCCTCCACTACCAACTTGAGTTATAGAGGTAGCATTTTTATTCGAAAATACACTCTTTTGTGTTGCACTTAATTGTTCTCCTACGATTAGTACAGGAGAATTTTCTTTTGATGCTAGTACTCCTACTGCTAGAGCGTCTATAAGTTGATTTTGATTTTTCATTCCATCCTTAGCCACAAATACATTGTTTAATTTATTAGATGTATAAAACTTTTCTATTACTTTACCATTAGTTTCATTTCTATCTGCTCCACCTATTCTTTCTGAATTAGGTAAACTTTGTTTTATTTTATCTGATACAGCATTAGTAGAGCCTATTATGTATGATTTATTTATATTCTTAGATTCTATAAAATCTTTAAAGCTAGATATACCAGATGCATCAGATACTGGAAGTATAACCATTCCATTAGTAGCAGCTACAGAAGCTATACTAACTGCATCTGCAAGACCTGTGTACCCATTTACTACAGCTATTTCTGATATATCTTTTAATCCTTCTATTTTTTTAGCTATACTCAAAGCTGTTTGGTATCTATCACTACCACCAACTCTATCAGTAGTTAAATTATTAGATTCTAACTGTTTTTGCACATCATTTGATATAGAACTAGATAGACCAATTATATAAACTTTTTTAACGCCTAATCTTTTTAATTCTTTCTCAGTTTGTGAATTTAGATCATTTTTTTCTGTCAATAATATAGGAGCATTTTTTAATTTAGCAAATGGTGTTACAGCTAATGCATCTACAATAGATTCACTATTTACAACTACAGCCTCATTTGCACTACTCCATCCTTTTTTACTTACTTCAACAGCAGTTTGATATCTATCCTGACCTACTAAAGTATTCTCAACTGTTGTTCTACTTATTTCATTTGCATATGCTACTGGTGATAAGCTTAAAACTAGAGATAAGCACAGCATTGATGATATTGATTTAGTTAATTTCATCTTGACTCCCCCTAAAATTATAGTATCTAAATGTTTCCTATTTAAAATAGTATAACATAATAATTTAAGTAACATCATTATTATAAAATATTATTTTTCTTATCTAATAAGCTTTTATTCTTACTTGACATTAATACTTTGCTCATCAAATGAATTTTTTATATAACTAAAGTTTGTAACAACATTTCCTTAGTTAATCATTTAAAGTTACTTTTTTTAATTAGATTATGTACAAAATATAAATAACAATTTAAATAACTTTTTAATATATTGTAGTTTATTATATAAACTTTATATTATAATGTATAATGTGGAGTTGATTATAAAATTGATATAACTCAAGTCATATTAAAAGAGGTGTATTTTATACTATGGATTTATTGCATCTTAAGTATTTTCAAACTGTTGCTAGAATGGAGCACATAACAAAAGCATCACACAAGTTAAATATAGCACAGCCAGCTTTAAGCAAAACTATATCTTCCTTAGAAAAAGAACTTGGAGTTCAGTTATTTGACAGAAAAGGAAGATATATTGTTTTAAATGAGTATGGAAGATTGTTTCTAAAAAGAGTAGATAGCATTTTAGATTTAGTAGAAAGTTCAAAAAAGGAGTTACAAGACACTTCTTTAGAAAATTCAGGAGAAGTAAAGATATTATCTCCTGCAGCGGCTAATGTGTTACCATCACTTTTGAGTAATTTCAGAAAACTATATCCCAATATTACTTTTAATGTGTCACATACTTTGCCATCATCTTATAAAAAAAGTGATTTTGATTTGTACATATCTTCTTCATTTACAAAGCTAAACTCAGAAAATAGCATAACTTTAACATGCGAAGAAATACTATTAGGAGTTTCAATAAATCATCCTTTATCATTAAAGGATGAAGTATATCTAAGCGAAGTTTCAGATGAAAACTTTATAGTTATAACGAAGGGTGAGAATTATAGAGAGGTAATTGATATCCTGTGTGAATCAGCTAATTTCAAACCCAAAATAGCATTTGAGTCTGATTCACCATATACAATTTATGCTCTTATAAAATCACTTCAAGGAGTTGGATTTATATGTGGAAAATCATGGGGATTATCTCAAGACCCTGAGATTAAGTTGTTACATATCAAAGATATTGAATTTAAAAGATATTTAAATCTTTCATGGTTTAGCGAAAACTATGAATCTAAAGCTGTGTTGTTGTTCAAAAACTTTCTTATCAACTATTTTAAAAATATTTAAATCAAAGTTGATAATATTAAAGAGGATATATCAAAGTATAATAAATTTAATCTTAATATTGATACATCCTCTTTTTATCATTTTATATTGAACTTGTATTATAGTATAGAATTATATGTTATAGCTACTTTTTCTGTCTTTCAAATAGGGGATATCTTCCCTATACTTTTTTATTTCATCTAAATCAATCTCTGATAATACATATTTTTCCCTGTATGTATCTAATTGAGTTATTACAGTACCTCTAGGATTGCATATTTTACTCTTTCCAAATAGTATTAAATTAGAGTCATTACTTACTAAATTTACACCTACTGTATATACAGTGTTCTCTAAAGCTCTTTGAGATACATTTAAATCCCACATATCTTCATCTTGTATTCTCCATGCAGATGGTATAAATATTATTTCAGAACCTTTTAATGTCAATTCTCTGGATACTTCTGGAAAACCTGCATCATAACATATCATTACACCAAATCTACCAAAATCAGCATCATATACCTCTACTTTTTCCCCTCCTTTAAAGTATACTGCTTCTAATGACCACAGATGATTTTTACAGTATTCTCCCATAATCTTACCTTTTCTATCAAATATAACTGCTGAATTATAAACATGTGTAGACCCTTTTTCTAAGGTTCCATATGGAGATATCAGGTATACATTATTTCTTTTAGCAGCTTCTGACATTGATTCCTCTATGTACTTATTATGTTCTCTTATTAATTCTAATGTTTTAACTCCACCTAAAGACTCTAAATTATATCCTGTAGCAAATAGTTCTGGTAAACAAATTATATCTGCCCCTTGTTTTCCTAAGTCATCTATCATCTCTACTGCCTTTTCTATATTTTTTTTAACATCTCCAAGTACACTGTGTTGTTGAATTATACCTATTTTCACCTTACGACCCATGTAATTGCCCCCTTTATTTATCTTTGATTCCAAAACATTTCATTAATATATAATAAATAACCATACTCACTACAATTCCATTTATCGGAGGTATTAAGAAATTTATTTTTGAACTATAATACGACGCTGCAAAACCTATTAACCAGCTTATTACTGCAATCCAATTTATTCCTTCTCTATGCTTATAAGTTCTTCCTTGTATAAAATAATACTCACACCACATAATTCCTGCTATTGCAGGAACTGCGATTCCCAAGAAAGATAAAAATGACTGAAATTTAAATATTATACCAGTAGCTGCTATTATTGTACCTATTAGACCTGCAACTAAAGTCAAAACATTTCTTTTTACATTTGGAAAAATAGTTTTTAATGCTAATCCACCAGAATAAGCATTTGATACGTTTGTTGACCAAGATGCAAGTATTAAAATAACAAACGCTACCCATCCAAAACCTAAATTAGCCAATACTTCTGTTATATCCCAAGTAGGTGCTCCCATAGACATTACACCAGCTGCAACTTGTTGGAATAATGAAATAATCCCTAGACCTAAAAAACTGATAATCCAAATATCTTTTACTCGTCTCGTATATCTTAACTGGTCAGGTGATATAATTGCACCAACTATAACAAGACCTACTACAATATTAAGACCTTCAACCATACTCATAGTTGTTTGAGGAGTATAATTATAAATAGCTTCAACTCCATAAGTAGAAAAAGCTTTAAAAACTCCCCATACCATTAATATCATAAGTGGTGGTATAACTAAGTAATTAAATTTAGCCATAGCTTTAAAACCATACAGTGCAAAAACAACCATAAATAATCCAAGTATAACTGTAACTAATGTTAGGTTTACACTTGGGAATATCTTTTGTACTGATAGTCCTGCAACCCCTGCTTGTACACCAAACCATCCAAAACTAGTTATACCAAGTAATAGAGATATAAGATACTTTCCTCCTATCTCTCCAAATGCCCCCTTAGCTAATACATACGTATTTAACCCTTCTTTGTAACCTATATAACCTTGTATCATAATAATTGCAACTAATATTAAGTTCCCTATAATTGATGTAATAATCATATTAGAAAGAGTCATTCCTAAAATTAAAGTTCCCCCAACCATTAGTTCAGATATAGCTATGTTAGAACCAAGCATATTAAACAATGGAGCTAACCATCCAACTCTTTCCTCTTTTGGAACTGGATTTAAAACTAATTCTTCTCTCTCTTGCAATATTATCCCTCCCTTTCTTTATAAAAGAATAATTTCTACTTTTTTCTACTTTTTTTTCACTATTAATAGAATTTTTCTTTATATAATTGTAATTCTATTCTACAAAAAAGTATAATATCTAGTTTGTTATCAATTTGATATAATTTAAGTTATAAATAGATAAATAGTCCAAATTTATTATTTTAATTTAATCTATTAAGTCATATATTAGACTTATTTCAAATTTGTTATATATTCTTTAATTAAAATCGTGTACTCATTACAGAAGTAGTTTCTAAAACAACCAAGTTTATGTAAAATTTTTAGACATAGTATTTTAATTATATTGGTTGAGAATACAAGTATAATTTATGAAAATATATAGAGAAAAAATATAAAATAATTCTAATAAAAAAAGTCTGAATATAAATATACTTTATATCCAGACTTTTTACATTTTAGTTTCTTGCAACTACATATTATTCATTATCTTTTATATCAACTTTTATACTTAATTCTTCTAATTGCTCATCTTCCGCCAATGTAGGAGCATTTGTCATAGGGCAAACAGCATTTTGATTTTTAGGGAATGCAATAACTTCTCTTATATTATCAGTTCCTGCAAGTAACATAACAAGTCTATCAAGACCAAAAGCTAGACCAGCATGAGGAGGAGTACCATATTTAAATGCTTCTAATAAATAACCAAACTTTTCATTAGCTCTTTCCTCTGTAAAACCAAGTGCTTTAAACATTCTTGATTGAACATCAGAATTTGATATTCTAACACTTCCTCCACCTATTTCATAACCATTCAATACAATATCATAAGCTTTCGCTCTTAAAGATGACTTATCACCTTCTTCTAACTTGTCTAAATCTTCATCCATAGGTGATGTAAATGGGTGATGCATTGCTGAGAATGTGCCTGTTTCTTCATCTTCTTCAAAAACTGGGAACTCAGTTACCCATAGTAAGTTATATACATTTTTATCCAATAGATTAAGCCTATTTGCTACTTCAAGTCTAACTTGTCCTAAAGCATCAAATACTATTGAGTTTTTATCAGCTACAAATAAAAGTAAATCTCCTACTTCAGCATTCATTCTTGTAAGTATAGCGTTCATTTCTTCTTCATTAAAGAATTTTGCTATTGGAGAAGTTACTCCTTCTTGTCCTACTTTCATCCAAGCAAGACCTTTTGCTCTATATGTCTTAGCATGTTCTTCTAGTGATGATATTTGTTTTCTAGTAAAGTCGTCAGCTTTGCCTTTTACGTTTATACCTCTAACACTTTTTCCTGGTTGTGTAGCATCAGCAAACACTTTAAATCCACAGTTACAAACAACATCAGATATATCTGTTAACTCATATCCAAATCTAGTATCTGGT from Clostridioides difficile ATCC 9689 = DSM 1296 includes the following:
- a CDS encoding cytosine permease; protein product: MQEREELVLNPVPKEERVGWLAPLFNMLGSNIAISELMVGGTLILGMTLSNMIITSIIGNLILVAIIMIQGYIGYKEGLNTYVLAKGAFGEIGGKYLISLLLGITSFGWFGVQAGVAGLSVQKIFPSVNLTLVTVILGLFMVVFALYGFKAMAKFNYLVIPPLMILMVWGVFKAFSTYGVEAIYNYTPQTTMSMVEGLNIVVGLVIVGAIISPDQLRYTRRVKDIWIISFLGLGIISLFQQVAAGVMSMGAPTWDITEVLANLGFGWVAFVILILASWSTNVSNAYSGGLALKTIFPNVKRNVLTLVAGLIGTIIAATGIIFKFQSFLSFLGIAVPAIAGIMWCEYYFIQGRTYKHREGINWIAVISWLIGFAASYYSSKINFLIPPINGIVVSMVIYYILMKCFGIKDK
- the nhaC gene encoding Na+/H+ antiporter NhaC — protein: MKMNTERKIPSFRYSLLVMLAIIALTSVGIVVFNASITTMFLLSWLIVVPAAMKLGYTNDEIEAFGFEVGKDAFQSNLIILSVGVLIAAWIAAGTIPTVVYSGLTIITPKYFLLTTLIVCSLTSVATGTSWGTLGTSGIAMMSIGTSMGIPLGLTAGAVISGAFFGDKMSPLSDSTNLAAAVCKTDVITHMKHMFYTTGPAYVICIVLYTVIGFKYSNNTIDYVQINQIKDVLNSNFHIGLVAMIPIIFLLLLLLLQKPPIISILSSAIMGLIIAVFQEGEKIGDVLNYMLSGFTIDTGFVYADKLLNRGGIMSMAETVLLVFVVFVIAGILQKTGFLEVLLQPLITKIGKSRTKLVGSTFVVSYFANAFSSSMMFTSVFVGTLMSPIYKEFKLKPQNLSRIIEDTATLGGPLIPWNSNAVFCAQTLGVSPLEFIPYCFLSWITPIISFIYGVTGFTMLTYTDDEIEELEIFDTAQRRVD
- the aspS gene encoding aspartate--tRNA ligase translates to METLKGLKRTHYCGELREKNINEEVVLMGWVQKKRNLGGLVFVDLRDTSGLCQIVFDTDVDKEAFEKAEKLGAEFVIAVKGKVCERQSKNPNMPTGDIEIFATELRLLNKSETPPIYIKDDDDVSEALRLKYRYLDLRKPSMQRNLKLRHKVMNITRNYLSNNRFCEIETPFLIAPTPEGARDYLVPSRVNPGKFYALPQSPQLYKQLLMVSGMDRYFQIVKCFRDEDLRADRQPEFTQIDCEMSFVEQEDVMSMIEGLLEAIFKEVLDVELALPLPKMTYAEAMSKYGSDKPDTRFGYELTDISDVVCNCGFKVFADATQPGKSVRGINVKGKADDFTRKQISSLEEHAKTYRAKGLAWMKVGQEGVTSPIAKFFNEEEMNAILTRMNAEVGDLLLFVADKNSIVFDALGQVRLEVANRLNLLDKNVYNLLWVTEFPVFEEDEETGTFSAMHHPFTSPMDEDLDKLEEGDKSSLRAKAYDIVLNGYEIGGGSVRISNSDVQSRMFKALGFTEERANEKFGYLLEAFKYGTPPHAGLAFGLDRLVMLLAGTDNIREVIAFPKNQNAVCPMTNAPTLAEDEQLEELSIKVDIKDNE
- a CDS encoding nitrilase-related carbon-nitrogen hydrolase; the encoded protein is MGRKVKIGIIQQHSVLGDVKKNIEKAVEMIDDLGKQGADIICLPELFATGYNLESLGGVKTLELIREHNKYIEESMSEAAKRNNVYLISPYGTLEKGSTHVYNSAVIFDRKGKIMGEYCKNHLWSLEAVYFKGGEKVEVYDADFGRFGVMICYDAGFPEVSRELTLKGSEIIFIPSAWRIQDEDMWDLNVSQRALENTVYTVGVNLVSNDSNLILFGKSKICNPRGTVITQLDTYREKYVLSEIDLDEIKKYREDIPYLKDRKSSYNI
- a CDS encoding LysR family transcriptional regulator translates to MDLLHLKYFQTVARMEHITKASHKLNIAQPALSKTISSLEKELGVQLFDRKGRYIVLNEYGRLFLKRVDSILDLVESSKKELQDTSLENSGEVKILSPAAANVLPSLLSNFRKLYPNITFNVSHTLPSSYKKSDFDLYISSSFTKLNSENSITLTCEEILLGVSINHPLSLKDEVYLSEVSDENFIVITKGENYREVIDILCESANFKPKIAFESDSPYTIYALIKSLQGVGFICGKSWGLSQDPEIKLLHIKDIEFKRYLNLSWFSENYESKAVLLFKNFLINYFKNI
- a CDS encoding MalY/PatB family protein; its protein translation is MNYNFNEIVDRSNNFSSKWSEMEKKYGTNDLLPMWVADMDFKAAPCIIDSLKNRLEQEIYGYTTRPDSYNESIVNWLDRRHNWKIKSEWLIYSPGVIPAISLLINELTKANDKIMIQEPVYSPFNSVVKNNNRELIISPLQKLENGNYIMDYEDIENKIKDVKLFILCNPHNPVGRVWTKDELKKLGDICLKHNVKIISDEIHSDIILKKHKHIPMASISKEFEKNTITCMAPTKTFNIAGLQSSYVILPDEKDYKLLDDAFTRIDIKRNNCFSLVATEASYNNGESWLESFLEYLESNIDFAIKYINENMPKLKVRKPEGTYLLWVDFSALGLSDEELESILVQKGKVALNQGNSFGIGGSGYQRINLACPRSMLEEALIRIKNAIN
- a CDS encoding cell wall-binding protein Cwp14, whose translation is MKLTKSISSMLCLSLVLSLSPVAYANEISRTTVENTLVGQDRYQTAVEVSKKGWSSANEAVVVNSESIVDALAVTPFAKLKNAPILLTEKNDLNSQTEKELKRLGVKKVYIIGLSSSISNDVQKQLESNNLTTDRVGGSDRYQTALSIAKKIEGLKDISEIAVVNGYTGLADAVSIASVAATNGMVILPVSDASGISSFKDFIESKNINKSYIIGSTNAVSDKIKQSLPNSERIGGADRNETNGKVIEKFYTSNKLNNVFVAKDGMKNQNQLIDALAVGVLASKENSPVLIVGEQLSATQKSVFSNKNATSITQVGSGGNENAFKELKDLQANSNNKRVMYVTNTDKVNIRNDATIEASVIGYLNNGDEVEVLDVLKTGWVKIKYNEGIGYVSGSYLTNNKPDNSNENIKIKYVKEKDGLNVRKGPSTEDEKIGHLSYGSKVETIEMFATGWVKIKYNGGYGYVSNDYLSDTPVI